A window of Marmota flaviventris isolate mMarFla1 chromosome 20, mMarFla1.hap1, whole genome shotgun sequence contains these coding sequences:
- the LOC139703017 gene encoding LOW QUALITY PROTEIN: zinc finger protein 709-like (The sequence of the model RefSeq protein was modified relative to this genomic sequence to represent the inferred CDS: inserted 3 bases in 2 codons), which produces MISVTFEDVAVNFTKEEWAFLDASQKNLYRDVMLEVLRNLASIGNKWEDRTTEDQIESSGSNLRHITSHSGQKYYKHEECEEKPCEFKQYRKSVVSLKSVHTQMLFQTGDRPHENTVCGKVISCSSDIQRHEETHTGWQPYECQQCGEASCSLPGVQRHMITHSGGKPFQCEVCGKAFHFSSLVRRHERTHSGEKLYECKQDGRTFISHTSLQKHRITHRGNAHFKCKVCGKDFAYPRLLRRHQKTHTGEKPYECKQCGKAFGRSGDLHVHERTHTGEKPYECTQCGKAFATSRQLHTHGRIHTGEKPYECKQCGKAFATSYELKRHGRTHTGEKPYECQQCGKAFARSGDLHTHERTHTGEKPYVCKQCGKAFPRSCDLHTHGRTHTGEKPYVCKQCGKAFAASRQLHTHGRTHTGEKPYECKQCGKAFAASHQLHAHGRTHTGEKPYECKQCGKAFYSSSHLQIHGRTHTGEKPYECKQCGKAFARSSHLQIHGRTHTGEKPYECKQCGKAFARSSYVRIHERTHTRKKPFGCQQCGKTFASSRRLHIHGRMHTGEKPYECEQCGKAFTAAYCLQIHKRTHTGERPYECKRCGKAFTQSSHLHSHEQTHTVEKPYDCKQCGKAFASSFKLQRHGRVHTGEKPYECKQCGKAFASSGYLHIHERTHTGEKPYVCKQCGKAFARSGDLHMHERTHTGEKPYVCKQCGKAFATSRQLQKHGRTHTGEKPYECKQCGKAFASSSQLXMHMEEHILERSLMNAKNVEKPLLCPISFMHMEEHILERXPYECKQCGKAFARSSHLQIHGRTHTGEKPYECKQCGKAFARSSHLQIHGRTHTGEKPYECKQCGKAFATSRQLQKHGRTHTGEKPYEFKQCGKTFAISYQLNRHERTHTGEKPYECQQCGKAYTTAFYLRMHKYTHTGEKPYECKQCGKAFTQSSYLHSHEQTHTGEKP; this is translated from the exons ATG ATCtcagtgacctttgaggatgtggctgtgaacttcaccAAGGAGGAGTGGGCTTTTCTGGATGCTTCCCAGAAGAACCtttacagagatgtgatgctggaAGTCCTCAGAAACCTGGCTTCTATAG GAAACAAGTGGGAAGACAGGACCACTGAAGATCAGATTGAAAGCTCTGGAAGCAACCTAAG GCACATCACATCTCACTCTGGGCAGAAATACTATAAGCAtgaggaatgtgaagagaagccATGTGAATTTAAACAATATAGGAAATCTGTGGTTTCTCTCAAAAGTGTTCACACACAAATGTTGTTCCAAACTGGAGATAGACCACATGAAAATACAGTATGTGGGAAAGTCATCAGTTGTTCCAGTGACATTCAAAGACATGAAGAAACTCATACTGGGTGGcaaccctatgaatgtcaacaatgtggtgAAGCCTCTTGTTCTCTCCCAGGTGTTCAAAGACACATGATAACACACAGTGGAGGTAAACCTTTTCAATGTGAggtatgtgggaaagcctttcatttctcctctttagttagaagacatgaaagaactcattctGGAGAGAAACTCTATGAATGTAAACAAGATGGTCGAACCTTTATTTCACACACAAGTCTTCAAAAGCACAGGATCACACACAGGGGGAATGCACATTTCAAATGTAAGGTATGTGGGAAAGACTTTGCTTATCCCAGATTACTTAGAAGACATCAGaaaacacatactggagagaagccctatgaatgtaagcagtgtggcaaagcctttggtAGATCTGGTGACCTTCACGTACAtgaaagaactcacactggagagaagccctatgaatgtacgcagtgtggcaaagcctttgctacatcccGTCAGCTTCATACACATGGAAGaatacatactggagagaagccctatgaatgcaaacaatgtggaaaagcctttgctacatcctATGAGCTTAAGAGACatggaagaacacatactggagagaagccctatgaatgtcaacaatgtggaaaagcctttgctagatcTGGTGACCTTCACAcacatgaaagaactcatactggagagaagccctatgtatgtaagcagtgtggaaaagcctttccTAGATCTTGTGACCTTCACACACATggaagaactcatactggagagaagccctatgtatgtaagcagtgtggaaaagcctttgctgCATCCCGTCAGCTTCATACACatggaagaacacatactggagagaagccttatgaatgcaaacaatgtggaaaagcctttgctgCATCCCATCAGCTTCACGCACatggaagaacacatactggagagaagccttatgaatgtaagcagtgtggaaaagccttttaTAGTTCTAGTCACCTTCAGATTCATGGaagaacacacactggagagaagccctatgaatgtaagcagtgtggaaaagcctttgctagatcTAGTCACCTTCAGATTCATGGaagaacacacactggagagaagccctatgaatgtaagcagtgtggaaaagcctttgctagatcTAGTTATGTTCGGATTCATGAAAGAACACATACTAGAAAGAAACCCTTTGgatgtcaacaatgtggaaaaacaTTTGCTTCATCCCGTCGTCTTCACATACATGGAAGAATGCATACCGGAGAAAAGCCCTATGAGTgtgaacaatgtggaaaagcctttactGCTGCCTATTGCCTTCAGATACATaaacgaactcatactggagagaggccctatgaatgtaagcggtgtgggaaagccttcactcagtcctctcaccttcactcacatgaacaaACTCATACTGTAGAGAAGCCCTATGattgtaagcagtgtggcaaagcttttgctAGTTCTTTTAAACTTCAAAGACATGGAAGAgtgcatactggagagaagccgtatgaatgtaagcagtgtggcaaagcctttgctagtTCTGGTTACCTTCACatacatgaaagaactcatactggagagaagccctatgtatgtaagcagtgtggcaaagcctttgctagatcTGGTGACCTTCACATGCAtgaaagaactcatactggagagaagccctatgtatgtaagcagtgtggcaaagcctttgctacatcccGTCAGCTTCAGAAACatggaagaacacatactggagagaagccttatgaatgcaaacaatgtggaaaagcctttgcttCATCCAGTCAGCT CATGCACatggaagaacacatactggagagaagccttatgaatgcaaagaatgtggaaaagcctttgctcTGTCCCATCAGCTTCATGCACatggaagaacacatactggaga agccctatgaatgtaagcagtgtggaaaagcctttgctagatcTAGTCACCTTCAGATTCATGGaagaacacacactggagagaagccctatgaatgtaagcagtgtggaaaagcctttgctagatcTAGTCACCTTCAGATTCATGGaagaacacacactggagagaagccttatgaatgtaagcagtgtggcaaagcctttgccaCATCCCGTCAGCTTCAGAAACatggaagaacacatactggagagaagccctatgaattcAAACAATGTGGAAAAACCTTTGCTATATCCTATCAGCTTAACAGACATGAAAGAACACACACTGgcgagaagccctatgaatgtcaacaatgtggaaaagcctacaCTACTGCCTTTTACCTTCGGATGCATAAATacactcatactggagagaagccctatgaatgtaagcagtgtggaaaagccttcactcagtcctcttaccttcactcacatgaacaaactcatactggagagaagccctaa